One genomic window of Leptospira paudalimensis includes the following:
- a CDS encoding tetratricopeptide repeat protein — translation MSSSSFQLSLDLAKDHFKIGDLDRAEFHLRSSLELEESEEAYFYLGLVQNALGSWSDALASYYKAVSLDHEYGNPCNEIGVLLLRMGNDKEAVYWLKKSVRCERNDAPHISYFNLATLYKLWNRPERSLQYLHKALSLKKDFLEANELWRELKADEEAPSN, via the coding sequence TTGTCTTCAAGTTCTTTCCAACTTTCTTTAGATTTAGCAAAAGACCATTTTAAAATCGGTGATTTAGACCGTGCCGAATTCCACCTTCGTTCCAGTTTAGAATTGGAAGAATCAGAGGAAGCCTATTTTTACTTGGGACTTGTCCAAAACGCTCTTGGATCCTGGAGTGATGCATTGGCTTCTTATTACAAAGCCGTGAGTTTGGACCATGAATATGGAAATCCATGCAATGAAATCGGTGTTTTACTCCTACGTATGGGTAATGACAAAGAAGCCGTGTATTGGTTAAAAAAATCAGTACGATGTGAACGAAACGATGCACCTCACATTTCCTATTTTAACCTTGCAACTTTGTATAAACTTTGGAACCGTCCAGAAAGATCCTTACAGTACTTACACAAAGCTCTTTCCTTAAAAAAAGATTTTTTAGAAGCAAATGAACTTTGGCGTGAATTAAAAGCGGACGAAGAAGCTCCTTCCAATTAA
- a CDS encoding slr1658 superfamily regulator: MSFVCLPNPMFQTNVVTDFSPIHLSSQSNSNQTNDEKNLLLQGNIYYHSQLSISVSVADMAFYWKRCDVLSNFISQFYFHSFESKQLDKNTISTVINELVENAAKYSDKEESKIQIEIKDLGNQLRIEVKNKITPWMKAIFENKIQTIQTHDINDLYFEALEAHHKGIPNFGLGLLRLLQDYQLPLAYEFTKLEGNEFEITMRAHLFISETETL, encoded by the coding sequence ATGTCATTTGTTTGTTTACCCAATCCTATGTTTCAAACTAACGTTGTTACCGATTTTTCACCCATCCATTTGAGTTCTCAATCGAATTCTAATCAGACAAATGATGAGAAAAATCTATTATTACAAGGAAACATTTATTACCATAGCCAACTTTCCATTTCAGTTTCTGTAGCTGATATGGCATTTTACTGGAAACGTTGTGACGTTTTGTCCAACTTCATTTCTCAATTTTACTTTCACTCTTTTGAATCTAAACAACTTGATAAAAATACGATTTCAACGGTGATCAATGAACTAGTTGAAAATGCTGCAAAATATTCGGACAAAGAAGAGAGTAAAATCCAAATTGAGATTAAAGATTTAGGAAACCAATTGAGAATCGAAGTGAAAAATAAAATCACTCCATGGATGAAGGCAATTTTTGAAAATAAAATTCAGACAATCCAAACCCATGATATCAATGATTTATACTTCGAAGCTCTCGAAGCACATCACAAAGGGATTCCCAATTTTGGTTTGGGATTATTACGTTTGCTTCAGGATTACCAACTCCCTCTCGCGTATGAGTTTACAAAACTAGAAGGAAATGAATTTGAAATCACAATGAGAGCTCATCTTTTCATTTCTGAAACTGAAACTCTCTAA
- a CDS encoding cyclic nucleotide-binding domain-containing protein, with protein MPLDTSKNNQKIPVNPGEVLFIGGKASTSMNILHEGSVRVETTLGDTSIVLYSLEGANLTPGIFALLEGTPYPYTIRAKTSCVVSTYVMNQPNAKKTLTTKVSVGVMAVRTLLKEIGELYKRVLSIKGLSSKFEQTMDNLGAVYYILNPSIFSDVTPGAMITRDENIIDPVMKLIRNNLAGFQEHGGMLPDKPTINFLEEDHGEFFEKDYSESIEWNDAEFHFIRKILSVNPKISQALFEADPTLLQSAAESYVKTYRELFELLSKETYDLSEMMNSMFVGENALLEKFNLTLDLFNTGYSTIPSTVLLPITEWALKKSKSLLDEYKQIFGTNYASVGNSLDKLESKQSELTAKYGHELNAQKNKEEAIAQGGDPIRAGIDTKALKVELLNSASQILNYSQADPEAVKEFSTLMVKLKSFKNPLDPEPDNRKIRRTIAKTYWDVYKKSFTKWLQSGKQAPKAVELMLRYGYFDETLLDDGHIVELVGRLYQPGGNPSAPIHHGTDWLEKIYSREVPTSVDELGQTFFEKLKMDLKDSGIKSEKDIPPDYDTGDARLGSEISSMYEPNVRLTSGNIASHFPILTKYHITIPLEKCFVSKDDVEKALQYILGIDYTAFNREVIYRNEDIGIKNEFIQRSIIPDFILVPSIGPKIMMWQDLSIFRGAGSKESRGRICIPHFVTGDLKTFMLEAIAAFRWELCKNILGPDWNNVGIPSITADYTDYVQFYKKSKDLSPELKEKISSEFKRFRTDRDKFAYDYSLWIRYEAEGVQRVNRVVRSIFYRHIPFHKNIREKISSQPAYAELHNRFKNIRTRQHKEFENKYKKYMDASGNLPKELYENLTFYEV; from the coding sequence ATGCCTCTAGATACCAGTAAAAATAACCAAAAGATCCCAGTCAATCCAGGTGAAGTCCTTTTCATCGGAGGTAAGGCCTCAACTTCCATGAACATCCTCCATGAGGGTTCGGTACGAGTTGAGACCACACTCGGCGACACAAGCATTGTTTTGTACAGTTTGGAAGGAGCCAATTTAACACCAGGAATCTTTGCCTTACTCGAAGGAACACCTTATCCTTATACCATTCGTGCGAAAACTTCATGTGTTGTATCCACCTATGTCATGAACCAACCAAATGCCAAAAAAACGCTCACTACGAAAGTATCTGTTGGCGTTATGGCAGTTCGAACCCTTCTCAAAGAAATCGGCGAACTTTACAAACGGGTATTATCCATCAAAGGACTTTCTTCCAAGTTTGAACAAACGATGGATAACTTGGGTGCCGTGTATTATATTTTGAATCCATCTATCTTTTCTGATGTTACACCAGGAGCGATGATCACTCGAGATGAAAACATCATTGATCCTGTGATGAAACTCATCCGAAACAATTTAGCTGGTTTCCAAGAACACGGTGGGATGTTACCTGACAAACCAACAATTAACTTTTTAGAAGAAGACCACGGCGAATTTTTTGAAAAGGATTATAGTGAATCCATCGAATGGAATGATGCAGAATTCCATTTCATTCGTAAAATTTTATCTGTGAATCCTAAAATTTCACAGGCTTTGTTTGAAGCCGATCCAACTCTTTTACAAAGTGCTGCAGAAAGTTACGTAAAAACATACCGCGAGTTATTCGAACTCCTTAGCAAAGAAACCTATGATTTATCAGAAATGATGAATTCTATGTTTGTTGGAGAAAATGCACTACTTGAAAAATTTAATCTAACATTAGATTTATTTAATACTGGTTATTCTACAATTCCTTCTACTGTATTACTTCCCATTACCGAGTGGGCATTAAAAAAATCCAAATCACTTTTAGATGAATACAAACAAATTTTTGGAACTAATTACGCAAGTGTTGGGAATAGTTTAGACAAACTCGAATCAAAACAATCGGAACTTACTGCTAAGTATGGACATGAACTGAATGCACAGAAAAACAAAGAGGAAGCCATTGCACAAGGTGGAGATCCAATCCGAGCAGGAATTGATACCAAAGCTTTAAAAGTGGAACTTCTCAACTCTGCAAGCCAAATCCTAAACTACTCACAAGCAGATCCGGAAGCAGTCAAAGAGTTTTCAACCTTAATGGTAAAACTGAAGTCCTTCAAAAACCCACTCGATCCAGAACCGGACAATCGTAAAATCCGAAGGACAATTGCCAAAACATATTGGGATGTGTATAAAAAATCTTTCACAAAATGGTTACAATCAGGGAAACAGGCTCCCAAAGCCGTTGAACTCATGTTACGTTATGGATACTTTGACGAAACCTTACTCGATGATGGCCATATCGTAGAACTAGTAGGTAGATTGTACCAACCGGGTGGGAATCCAAGTGCCCCGATCCATCACGGTACTGATTGGTTAGAAAAGATCTATTCTAGAGAAGTTCCGACTTCCGTGGATGAACTAGGACAAACATTTTTCGAAAAATTAAAAATGGATCTCAAAGACTCTGGGATCAAATCCGAAAAAGACATCCCACCAGATTATGATACTGGGGATGCAAGACTTGGTTCTGAAATTTCTTCCATGTATGAACCTAACGTACGTTTGACATCAGGAAACATTGCAAGTCACTTCCCAATTCTCACAAAATACCACATCACCATTCCTTTGGAAAAATGTTTTGTTTCCAAAGATGATGTAGAAAAAGCACTACAATACATTTTAGGGATTGATTATACAGCCTTCAATCGTGAGGTCATTTACCGAAACGAAGACATTGGAATCAAAAACGAGTTTATCCAAAGGTCAATCATTCCTGATTTTATCCTCGTTCCTTCCATTGGTCCCAAAATCATGATGTGGCAAGACCTTTCTATTTTCCGTGGAGCAGGATCAAAGGAATCAAGAGGACGAATTTGTATCCCACATTTTGTAACAGGTGACCTCAAAACCTTTATGTTGGAAGCAATCGCTGCCTTCCGTTGGGAACTTTGTAAAAATATCCTTGGACCAGACTGGAATAACGTAGGGATTCCATCGATCACCGCAGATTACACCGATTATGTGCAGTTTTATAAAAAAAGTAAGGACCTTTCTCCAGAACTCAAAGAAAAAATTTCATCAGAGTTCAAACGGTTCCGTACTGACCGCGATAAATTTGCCTATGATTATTCTTTATGGATCCGGTATGAAGCAGAAGGGGTACAACGTGTCAACCGAGTGGTACGTTCTATTTTTTACCGTCATATCCCATTTCATAAAAATATACGGGAAAAAATATCATCACAACCTGCGTATGCAGAACTCCATAACCGTTTCAAAAATATCCGTACACGCCAACACAAAGAATTTGAAAACAAGTACAAAAAGTACATGGATGCCAGCGGTAACTTACCAAAAGAACTGTATGAAAATTTAACTTTCTACGAAGTTTAA
- a CDS encoding NAD(P)/FAD-dependent oxidoreductase codes for MESIQTFGIAIIGGSFSGLSAALSLVRSLRNIVVIDSGKPCNQNTPASHNFITHDGRNPKLIREKTILDLSKYPNFHSIFGEVQSIGKSEKGFLIKGDGIPEIHTEKIIFATGLKDVLPEIPGFAESWGKSILHCPYCHGYEFVGKTTGLWMNENGVFEHSKFLKHWTKELTVYTNGPIQFSKEEEIKLEKEGISFITEKVKTLIHKEGQLTSIQFVSGKEIPIDALYARVQMVQHSSLPESLGCKMLPSGHLEVSNFYETNVPGVYAVGDMASIFRSVAHAVHSGNIAGAMLNRAMILS; via the coding sequence ATGGAATCCATTCAAACCTTTGGCATAGCCATTATCGGGGGGAGTTTTTCTGGACTCTCAGCTGCTCTATCCCTTGTCCGCTCCTTAAGAAATATAGTGGTCATTGACTCTGGGAAACCTTGTAACCAAAATACACCTGCTTCGCATAACTTCATCACTCATGATGGAAGAAATCCAAAGTTAATACGCGAAAAAACCATTCTCGACTTATCGAAGTATCCCAATTTCCATTCTATATTTGGTGAAGTGCAATCTATTGGAAAATCGGAAAAAGGATTTTTAATAAAAGGTGACGGGATTCCAGAGATCCATACAGAAAAAATAATTTTTGCCACTGGACTCAAAGATGTATTACCCGAGATACCTGGTTTTGCAGAATCTTGGGGCAAATCAATTCTTCATTGTCCTTATTGTCATGGATATGAATTTGTAGGTAAAACAACAGGGTTATGGATGAATGAAAACGGAGTATTCGAACATTCTAAATTTCTAAAACATTGGACTAAAGAATTAACAGTTTATACTAATGGTCCGATTCAATTTTCGAAGGAAGAAGAAATCAAACTAGAAAAAGAAGGAATCAGTTTCATTACAGAAAAGGTCAAAACACTGATCCATAAGGAAGGCCAATTAACATCGATTCAGTTTGTATCAGGTAAGGAAATTCCTATCGATGCTCTTTATGCACGTGTCCAAATGGTACAACATTCTTCATTACCAGAATCCTTAGGTTGCAAAATGTTACCAAGTGGCCACTTGGAAGTTTCCAATTTTTATGAAACGAATGTTCCGGGAGTTTATGCAGTTGGTGATATGGCGTCTATATTCCGATCAGTGGCACATGCTGTCCATTCAGGAAACATTGCAGGTGCCATGTTAAATCGTGCTATGATTTTGTCTTAA
- the cmk gene encoding (d)CMP kinase has product MSLQSIENVIAIDGPAGSGKSTLARMIATKLGYHYLDSGAFYRALTFAIWEKFQTTGEDESKFPFYTEKLADASLLEKDEAEFGFSVSKIPVHCELSSQGENIMFLGERDISHEIRDPEITKKIRYIAPRRAFREILNRHIREFARTHKLVMDGRDIGTEVFPKSKFKFFLTASVEVRAKRRYDELVAKGFKADLNHIKEEIVARDESDTTRTVAPLKQASDAILIDTSTLDTETVLNTILSKVSPSGQI; this is encoded by the coding sequence ATGAGTTTACAATCTATCGAAAATGTAATCGCGATTGATGGGCCAGCAGGTTCCGGAAAAAGTACTCTTGCCCGAATGATCGCCACCAAATTGGGATACCATTACTTAGATTCAGGGGCATTTTACCGTGCGTTAACCTTTGCTATTTGGGAAAAATTCCAAACGACTGGTGAAGATGAATCTAAATTTCCGTTTTACACCGAAAAACTTGCTGATGCTTCCCTTTTAGAAAAGGACGAGGCAGAATTTGGATTCTCCGTTTCCAAAATCCCCGTACATTGTGAACTCTCTTCCCAAGGCGAAAACATCATGTTCCTCGGTGAAAGAGACATAAGCCACGAAATCCGTGACCCAGAGATCACAAAAAAAATCCGTTACATTGCTCCAAGGCGTGCCTTTCGGGAAATCTTAAACCGCCATATCCGAGAATTTGCCAGGACTCACAAACTCGTGATGGATGGTAGGGACATAGGGACCGAAGTGTTCCCGAAGTCCAAATTTAAATTTTTTCTCACTGCCTCTGTGGAAGTCAGGGCCAAACGCCGATACGATGAATTAGTTGCTAAGGGCTTCAAAGCCGACCTAAACCACATCAAAGAGGAAATTGTGGCTAGGGACGAAAGTGACACTACCCGTACTGTCGCTCCGCTGAAACAAGCTTCCGACGCAATCCTGATTGACACGAGCACCCTCGACACAGAAACTGTCCTAAATACTATCCTGTCCAAGGTTTCACCCTCTGGGCAAATCTAA
- a CDS encoding histidine kinase dimerization/phosphoacceptor domain -containing protein has protein sequence MKVRNRNLDPERIADFESFRSGVLEKIVKNSPLQKILNEIVSGIETLNPSLICTIVLIENSKIKIGAAPSLPKIYNDAIEGILIGPDVGSCGTAAYTGKRIIVEDISKSPLWKNYKDIALSVGLYSCWSEPIRSHTDEVVGTFAMYHREVVSPTEFDIFIISETADLVSIAIEKSITSTKLLESEKRFRDFFEKNSSVILIIDPISGKILNANESATTFYGYPHETLIKMNLGDLNFTNHNHSQEESFNALDQNKSSSSFSHRLSSGKIKQVEIFSTPIESDHRTVLFSIIHDVTERKIAEEKVNALLSEKEMILREVHHRIKNNMTILNNLLELQANTHENETVKTSLKEATSRIKTMSVLYDKLYTEKDNNELQLKDYLEPLTNEIISLFPYPVQLNLSIDNLILTSDQLRAIGIITNELLTNSLKYSRNPANKLEIQIKVWQEGDYFYLFIGDNGNGFNFQLANSENQGFGLSLVTMLTKQINGDLTFNGDKRTEYKFKFPFQKPKSV, from the coding sequence GTGAAAGTTCGAAATCGTAATCTGGATCCAGAACGAATTGCTGACTTTGAAAGTTTCCGGAGTGGCGTATTGGAAAAAATCGTCAAAAATTCACCCTTACAAAAAATTCTAAACGAAATTGTCTCAGGGATTGAGACACTGAACCCTTCTCTCATTTGTACCATTGTTCTCATTGAAAATTCAAAAATTAAAATTGGAGCCGCCCCTTCCCTTCCCAAAATTTATAACGATGCCATTGAAGGGATTTTGATTGGGCCAGACGTTGGGTCTTGTGGTACAGCAGCTTACACTGGAAAACGAATCATAGTAGAAGATATCAGCAAAAGTCCTCTTTGGAAAAATTACAAGGACATTGCACTGAGTGTTGGACTTTACTCTTGTTGGTCGGAACCCATTCGATCTCACACAGATGAAGTTGTAGGAACATTTGCAATGTACCACCGAGAAGTTGTTAGCCCTACGGAGTTTGATATTTTTATCATTTCTGAAACTGCTGATTTAGTGAGTATCGCCATTGAAAAATCAATTACATCCACAAAACTATTGGAAAGTGAAAAACGATTCCGTGACTTCTTTGAAAAAAATTCTTCGGTGATCCTAATCATTGATCCAATCTCTGGTAAGATATTAAATGCTAATGAGTCTGCGACTACTTTTTATGGTTATCCTCACGAAACACTCATCAAAATGAATTTAGGTGACTTAAATTTCACAAACCATAATCATTCGCAAGAAGAAAGCTTCAATGCACTAGACCAAAACAAAAGTTCTTCTTCGTTCTCACACAGATTGTCATCTGGCAAAATCAAACAAGTAGAGATTTTTTCAACTCCGATTGAATCGGATCATCGCACTGTATTATTTTCTATCATACATGATGTAACAGAACGAAAAATTGCAGAAGAAAAAGTAAATGCATTACTTTCGGAAAAAGAAATGATACTACGTGAAGTTCATCACCGTATTAAAAACAATATGACTATTTTGAACAATTTATTGGAGTTACAAGCAAACACACATGAAAACGAAACTGTCAAAACATCACTGAAAGAAGCAACAAGCCGAATCAAAACAATGTCCGTTTTATATGATAAACTTTATACGGAAAAGGATAACAATGAATTACAATTGAAGGATTACCTAGAACCACTCACTAACGAAATCATTTCCTTATTCCCATATCCAGTTCAATTAAACCTAAGTATCGACAATCTCATATTAACTTCAGACCAACTTCGTGCGATAGGGATCATCACAAATGAATTATTAACCAATAGTTTGAAATATTCCAGGAATCCGGCAAACAAACTTGAAATTCAAATCAAAGTTTGGCAGGAAGGCGACTATTTTTATTTATTCATAGGCGATAATGGAAATGGATTTAATTTTCAATTGGCTAATTCTGAAAACCAAGGTTTTGGACTCAGTTTGGTCACCATGTTAACAAAACAAATCAATGGAGATCTAACATTTAATGGTGACAAACGTACTGAGTACAAATTCAAATTTCCATTCCAAAAACCAAAATCAGTTTGA
- a CDS encoding helix-turn-helix domain-containing protein, whose product MDLFFQTHFESLNFFLLFSTLLAFLYAVGEFFSYHKNRKQILLGIIFLGTSYHLFNLYLVSSGHIRSFYPLYLTNLPMIACLGVLLDEYFLIVLEGKFRSFRRLSYRLVPILLSFLLIIGWNVWNHNNDLVRESHGENPYLERPITLVLVTILIYLWCMIRIVWRISKKIRWSTFRKNYTLRIGTTIVSFCFALSLYGLNTIATGDHTSFQISGLAIGIFLCILYVIRQSFPDFFLEVRKIVEDEKKAKISQISKLDHNLIRENLKQLFEVEMIYRDETLSLRDLAEKMELSSHQLSEFLNSEMKKSFYQFTNSYRINEAKDRIQKEPERSLLAIAYDVGFGSKSTFNEAFKKETGTTPREYREKILKKHPIRSSRT is encoded by the coding sequence ATGGATTTATTTTTTCAGACACATTTTGAATCACTGAACTTTTTTCTATTGTTTTCAACCTTACTTGCCTTTCTTTACGCAGTAGGGGAATTTTTCAGTTATCATAAAAATCGAAAACAAATTCTACTAGGGATTATCTTTTTAGGAACCAGTTACCATTTATTCAATTTATACCTAGTTTCCTCTGGGCATATTCGTTCTTTTTATCCATTGTATCTCACCAATTTACCCATGATTGCGTGTTTAGGTGTTTTATTAGATGAATATTTTCTCATTGTATTGGAAGGAAAATTTCGTTCCTTCAGAAGATTGTCGTATCGCCTCGTGCCCATTTTGTTATCTTTTCTTTTGATCATTGGATGGAATGTTTGGAACCATAACAATGATTTGGTAAGGGAAAGTCATGGAGAAAACCCATATTTAGAAAGGCCAATCACATTGGTTCTTGTTACCATTTTGATTTATTTATGGTGTATGATTCGTATTGTTTGGCGTATTTCTAAAAAAATTCGCTGGAGTACGTTTCGCAAAAACTACACGCTCCGTATCGGAACTACAATCGTTAGTTTTTGTTTTGCATTATCATTGTATGGGCTCAATACAATCGCTACTGGGGATCACACTTCTTTCCAAATTTCAGGTCTTGCCATTGGTATTTTTTTATGTATTTTATATGTGATTCGCCAGAGTTTCCCCGATTTCTTTTTGGAAGTTCGTAAGATTGTCGAAGATGAAAAAAAAGCAAAGATCTCTCAAATTTCAAAATTAGATCACAATCTCATACGCGAGAATCTGAAACAATTATTTGAAGTGGAAATGATTTACCGTGATGAAACATTAAGCCTTCGTGATTTAGCAGAGAAAATGGAGCTAAGTTCACACCAACTTTCTGAGTTTTTGAATTCAGAGATGAAAAAAAGTTTTTATCAGTTCACTAACTCTTACAGAATCAACGAAGCCAAAGACAGAATTCAAAAAGAACCCGAAAGATCACTGCTTGCCATTGCTTATGATGTTGGATTTGGATCCAAATCTACCTTTAACGAAGCTTTCAAAAAAGAAACTGGCACCACTCCAAGAGAATACAGAGAAAAAATTCTAAAAAAACATCCTATTCGATCCAGTCGGACGTAG
- the aroA gene encoding 3-phosphoshikimate 1-carboxyvinyltransferase: MLQPQFKLNAKKEIYVPGDKSISHRSVLFCALSQGKSEIHGFLEGEDPLHTLHCFESMGLSVSSLGKGSYSVESPGKQNLKSPQGVLDFGNAGTGIRLSAGLLAGLPQIQATLTGDASLCKRPMARIMNPLKEMGADIRSAEGNDRAPLLVQGKQLKDYSYQSPIASAQIKSALVLAALSSDISIDYKESEVSRDHTENMIRFLGGNIIHHSPIHFTVKPPYFFEGAKYVIPGDISSAAFFIVFGLCGGGSEPLLIKNIGLNPSRIGIITVLQNMGGKIEIVAKRVECGEEIGDLLVYPSKLKRTVITEDLIPSIIDEIPILTVAGLFSEGGFQISHAEELRAKESDRIHSMVSNLEKLGIQVKEVKDGYEFGEVSSIQKTKIETFMDHRIAMSFAILSKLTGVDLTFDDTSWVDTSFPGFFEILKSM, translated from the coding sequence ATGTTGCAGCCACAATTCAAATTAAATGCGAAAAAAGAAATTTATGTCCCAGGTGATAAGTCGATCTCTCATCGTTCTGTGCTTTTTTGCGCCCTCTCCCAAGGGAAATCCGAAATCCATGGCTTTTTAGAAGGAGAAGACCCACTTCATACCTTACATTGTTTTGAATCAATGGGACTTTCTGTCTCATCCCTCGGAAAGGGAAGTTACTCAGTCGAAAGTCCAGGCAAACAGAATCTCAAGTCTCCCCAGGGGGTTTTGGATTTCGGGAATGCAGGGACTGGGATCCGACTCTCAGCAGGTTTATTGGCAGGTCTCCCACAAATCCAAGCGACCCTCACAGGAGATGCCTCTCTTTGCAAACGGCCCATGGCGAGGATTATGAACCCATTAAAAGAAATGGGAGCTGACATTCGTTCTGCTGAGGGAAACGACAGGGCACCACTTTTGGTACAAGGAAAACAATTAAAAGACTATTCCTACCAAAGTCCCATTGCTTCGGCACAAATTAAAAGTGCCCTTGTCCTTGCAGCTTTGTCATCTGATATCTCGATTGATTACAAGGAATCAGAAGTATCAAGAGACCATACTGAAAATATGATTCGTTTCCTTGGAGGAAACATCATCCACCATTCTCCCATTCACTTTACCGTAAAACCTCCCTATTTTTTTGAAGGGGCCAAGTATGTGATCCCTGGTGATATTTCAAGTGCTGCATTTTTTATTGTGTTTGGTTTATGTGGGGGAGGGAGTGAACCTCTTCTCATCAAAAATATCGGACTCAATCCATCTCGAATTGGAATCATCACTGTTTTGCAAAACATGGGTGGTAAAATTGAAATTGTCGCCAAACGAGTGGAATGTGGTGAGGAGATAGGTGATTTATTAGTGTATCCATCTAAACTCAAACGGACTGTCATCACCGAAGATTTGATTCCCTCCATCATTGATGAAATTCCCATTTTAACCGTTGCAGGGCTTTTTTCAGAAGGTGGATTCCAAATTTCTCATGCAGAAGAACTGAGAGCCAAAGAATCAGATCGTATCCATTCTATGGTTTCTAATTTGGAAAAACTAGGAATTCAGGTGAAAGAAGTAAAGGATGGATATGAGTTTGGTGAAGTAAGTTCCATCCAAAAAACAAAAATCGAAACCTTTATGGACCACCGTATTGCAATGAGTTTTGCCATCCTTTCTAAACTTACTGGTGTAGACCTCACTTTTGATGATACAAGTTGGGTCGACACAAGTTTCCCTGGATTTTTTGAGATCTTAAAATCCATGTGA